The following nucleotide sequence is from Methanolinea sp..
CAGGAAATCGGGGATCTGCTCCTCGACCCGGTGGACGTAACGGCGCCGGAGCTCGAAGGCGACCATCACCGGGGAGAGCACAGCGATGCAGAACAGGCTGATGAAGACCTCGAAAGGGTACTTGGGAACAAGGGCGGCAAGGGTGCCGTTCCAGAAGAGGAGGGTCACGGCCAGGCCTAGGATGCCCCCGAGAACCGCACCGAACCGGTAGTCGGCAACGTAGTGGCGGAGGGGGTGTCGGGTGATGTCCTGGAACCGGATCATGGCCCGGGTGGACTTCATCCTCCGCGAGAACTTTCCGGGCGCCTCCCGTTCCCCGCCGGACAGGGGGACACCGGTCTCGTACTCGGTCTCTTCAATCTCCCGCCGGGTGATCTCCAGCCGCTCGGCAGGGAGCACCAGGGAGAGGATCCAGATCATCGCCGCCGCCCCGAGCGGGAGCCCGATGAAGAAGAAGACCATCATGGCCGAGAGCTGGCTCTGGCCGGTCATGGTCTCTGCCGCGGTCATGATGATCACGGCGATGGGGGCGGCGACAAACGCAGATACGTAGACCTCGGCCATGATCTCCATGGTCTTCAACCCCATCTCGAGCTCGTTTCGCGCAACTTCGCGGAAATGGGCGGAGCGGGAAGCAAAAAACTCGGTGATATCCCCGCCGCTCTCGAACATCAGGATCAGGTCGTCCATCAGGCGCTTCAGGTTCGCTGAAGGTGTCGTCCTCCCCAGGTTGCGCATGGCCGTGACCAGGTCGTCGCCGAACAGTTCCACGTCCCGCACGATCATGCCAAACTCCGTGGATACCTCGCCGTACAGGTCATGCTGCTCGTACACGCTCCGGAAGACATTATAGAGCGTCAGGGTGGTGGAGAGGGCCTGCATGTAGGTGATGGCATAGGGGAGATCGATCTCGATTCGCGTCTTTCGCCCTTTTGCGGTAAGCACCGGCTGGACGTAGACCGCACCAAAGACCAGCAGGGTGGGGATAACCACGATGAGAATATCCTGGACCCAGGAAGGGTATGGTTTCAGCACCGTGAACCGGATGGAAAGGACATGGAAGATTACCACCACCGCTACCATCGCGGCAGCGATCATCGCCGTTTGCTGGAGAAGGTAGCGGATGTACTCATCATAGGTCCTTGGGGTCCTTGACCCCCTGAGCGTCCGGCTGTAATTATCCCGGTCAAGGAAGCTGTCTCTCAATGAACGGAAAGCATCAGCTGCTGCCACCGGCCATCTCCTCTGCCATATCTTCGGGAGTGATCCGTTCCGATTTCCGGATCAGGTTGAAGACTCCGCTCACCTCGGCGGAACGGGTAATCCCCTTGCGGGCCATCAGCTCGAGCAGGTGCTTGCGGATGGCCAGCTGCTCCTCGACCTCGCTCCGGGACCATCCCCGTGCGTAGCCGATGCTGTCCAATACGCGGGAATGGTTGAAGTTCCGCTGGAACCGGTCGGTCCGCGGATACCAGGTGTAGAGCTCATGGGACTGGATGGCATCGTTCCGGTCAACCGAGATCTCATTGAGGGATGCACAGCGCCGGATGGCCTTGCCCTCCCTGTACTGCAGGAGCTGGACCACCATCAGGTCCAGCGCACCGAACATGGCCCGCGGGACGTTGATGGGCGGGTTGACCAGCCGGTTGATGGACTCGTCCACGCTGCCGGCGTGCAGGGTGGAGTAGGTGGTATGCCCGGTGTTCATGGCCTGGAATAGGGTCTGGGCCTCGGGCCCCCTGACCTCACCTACGATGATGTATTCCGGTCGCTGGCGGAGGGAAGACCGCAGCAGGGAGAAGAGGTCGATATCCCCCTTGACCGCGTGCCCCGTGGTCTCCCGCGTCTTCGTGGGGAGCCAGTTCTTGTGCGGGAGCTGGATCTCCCGCGTATCCTCGAGCGAGACGATCTTTGCGGTGAGAGGGATGTAGTAGGAGATAGCGTTCATGGTGGATGTCTTCCCGCTCGCCGTTCCTCCCACTATGATCATGCTTTTCCGGTTCTCCACGGCAAGCCAGATGAAGGCCAGGATCTCGGGGCTGTAGGTCCCGTAGCGGATCAGGTCCACAGGGGTCATCGGGTCGGTCTTGAACCGCCGGATGGTGAAGGAGCTTCCCTTTGATGAGACCACGTCGGTATAGGTGATCTGGGCCCGGGATCCGTCCGGGAGGGGGGCATCGAGGAGGGGTGAGGCGATCGAGACCTGCTTGTCCGCTTTCTGGGAGAGCTTCAGGACAAACCGGTTGAGTTCCTCACCGGTGAAAGAGAGGGTTGTCGGCACCGATCCGAACTCGTTGTGGTAAATGTACACAGGGCTTCCGGCACCGTTGCAGGTGATATCCTCGATGAACCGGTCGTGCATCAGCGGGTCGATGGGGCCGTATCCCTGGAGGTTCCGCTCCAGGTAGTAGAAGAGCACCGAGACCCGTTCGTCCGGCATGCCCGGCGAGAACCGGTGCACGGCGCCCCGGACCTCGGGGAAAACCAGCCGGACCTCACCTTTCTTGCGAAGCGATTCGAAGACCACCACGTCGCGGAGGTAGGTGTGCACTTCTTCAAGGAGCAGCCGTTCCTGGAAGCTGACCGGTGGCTCAACGATCCGGTACAGGAGGTCGAAGAGGTCGTTTTCCACTACCAGGGCGTAGGAGAACCCCTTCTTCAGCCAGTAACGGTCGACCAGGCGCTCACCGGGGAGGGGGGTGGCATCGGGAGGTGGTACATCATCGGCTGATCCGGGAGGAATTGCCGCCTCCCTGCTCTCCCGGAAGAGACCGGAAAGCCATGAAAGCGGGGAACCTGCATTCCCGTCTCCGTTCTCTTTCTCCTTCACAGCTCCCCGAACCCACTCCAGGCCTTTCACTCTCTCTCCTCCTGCCCGTATCTTGTGGATTCTACGGCAGGCGTCCCCGGTCCTTCCGGTTGACCGGTTCCGAGTGCTGCTTCAGCGTTTCGGAAACCCTGCTGCGCTTCAGCATCGCCGGGGTCGAGGGAGACAGCCTTCCGGAACGCGGCCAAAGCCTCGCGTGAGCGGCCAAGCGCAAGGAACGCCTCTCCCCGGGCCTTCAGCATCTCCTTTCCTCCTGCAGGAGATTCCAGGAGGGGCTTGAAGATCTCAAGGGCCTCTTCTACCCTTCCAGCATCGGCAAGTACCCTTCCCAGGCGTTGGATGAAGGCGATGTTGCCAGGCTGGTGCTCCATAACTTTCCGGAAATCGCGGGTGGCTTCCGAATACATTCCGCTCCGGGCAAAGGCCTCCCCCCTCTTCTCGTAGAGAGACATGTTTCCGGTATTGAGGGCGATCGCCCGGTCATATGCCGCGGCCTCGTCCCGGAACTTTCCAAGCTCGTGCAGCACATCCCCCATGGCTTCCCAGGTCCGGCCGTCATCTGGCTGTATGGTCAGGGCCCGATCGTACGCGGTCAGGGCCTCGCCAAACCTGCGCAGTGCATGAAATATCCTCCCCTGGCAGATGAAGAGCGAGGGGTTGCCGGGGTTCGCGGCAATCCCCTGCTCAAGGGAGCCAAGGGCCTCTTCTTCCCTCCCGAGCCTGGCGAGCGACCGTGCCCGGGAAAGCCAGAGATCCGATGATCGCGGGTCGATGGCAAGAGCCCGGTCATAGGACTGGAGGGCCTCGTGGTCCCGCGAGAGGCTATGGAGGATCCGGCCCCGGGCGACCCAGATCTCGGCCGAATGCGGGTTGAGCGACAGGGCCCGGTCCAGGGCATGAAGTGCCTCCTGTTCGCGCCCCAGGTTCTGGAGCACGAATCCCTGCTGCCGCCAGGCATCGAAGTTGTCCCGGTCGAGGCTTAGTGCCTGCTTGCAGGAATACAGGGCCTCCTCCTCCCTCCCCACCCGGGAGAGCACCCAGGCCCGGAGGATCCAGATTCCTGCGGACCCGGGGTCACGACCCAGTTCCCGGTCAAAATCCTCGAGCGCTTCCTGGTAGCGTCCGAGGGAGTACAGGGCGATTCCCCGGAACCCTGCCGAGAGTTCCGGACGCTGCTCGAGCACCCGGTCGAACCCGTCAACCAGCTGGCCGCAGTTCTTGATGGTGCAGACACTTCGCCCTCCCTGGAAACGGTAGACTTCGCCACCCTCCATGCTGAGGGCATCGAGCACGGTATCCGCCCCATTATCGGGCAGAAGTTGCTCTTTTTTCGTGGCTGTCAGACCTTCCCGGGACTTTCCACCGGCCAGCGACTTCAGCCCGGTGAGGATACCGGGACCCCTTCCCGGGGACAGGGCCGTATCGGAGGCCCGTGCCGATCCGCTACCGGGAACCCCGGTCTCCTTCTTTTCATCCTGATCGGTAGATCCTCCAGATTGTTTCAGCCTCTTCCAGAACCCCTGGGCAGGAGCTGCCTCAGTGGATACCTGCTCCCCGTGGCTGCCTTCGTAACCATCCGCTTCATGCGGACCCGAAGAGGAATGTTTCAGCCTCTTCCAGAGCCCCCGGGCAGGTACTGCCTCAGTGGATACCTGATCCCCGTGGCTGCCTTCGTAACCATCCGCTTCATGCGGACCCGAAGAGGAATGTTTCAGCCTCTTCCAGAGCCCCCGGGCAGGAGCTGCTTCGCTGGATACCTGCTCCCCGCGGCTGCCTTCGTAGCCATCCGCTTCATGCGGACCCGAAGAGGAATGTTTCAACCTCTTCCAGAGCCGCTCCCCCCTCCCTTTCTCCACGGGGACTGCAACCGTGGCGATGCCCTGTCCTGTTCCTTCGGGTCGGGGTGATTTTTCCTGATGCAGCAAGCCGAGCCTGGCCAGGAGCCCGTCTGCCGACAGACCGGCAGGTTCTTCAACCGATGTGGTCTCTCTCCCCGAAGGCTCCGATGTATGTGAACCACCCGGTGTTGATCCCGAAAAAGATTCGCTCTCCGTTACCCCGGAAGTCTTCAGCTCCCTGATCTTCTCCCTGCACCGCTCGGCATCCCTGTCCCTGCCGGACTTTACGTAGGAATACCCGAGGTTGTTCCAGGCCGCTTTATAGGAAGGGTCCAGATCGAGTGCCTTCAGGTAGTATCTGATTGCCTGGTCAAAATCGCCGCTTTTTGCCGATTCGTCGCCCTGTGACTTCAGGACAGCGGCAAGACCTTTCTTACCTGTCATATCACGACCTTGAGGATGTTTCCCGTTGCAGGGGGGCCGGGAAGCGTATCACCGGGGAAACGGGTAAATTCCGGATCACCGGGTTGCATAACTGATATATACTGTTCATCCATATTGTTTCATACTTTTTTATTGATCTGTAATTAGATCCATCCACCAGAAATTAACCCTTCGGTTGAAGATTCATATCTCTCCGCCATCTCCTGTTTTGCGCCATGAACCGGACACTCTCATCAAATGCTTCCAGTTTCTCCACTTCGATGATCCATGTGGCCTCGCTGGGAAGCCTGGGGAACACACGGGAAAAATCGATACACCCGGTCCCCAGGGCCAGATGTTCATCGGAGTATCCGTTGTTGTCGTGAAGATGGACGTGGAGTGGATTTCCGGCAGCGAGGAACTTCTTCAGCAGCCCGTTGACATTGGCATGGCCGATATCCAGGCAGAAAGAAAGCCCTTCTTCCTCCAGGACCGGCAGGAAGGAGGGGTCCTTAAAATGGCAGACCTGCCAGGCCCCCATGTTCTCGATGGCGACCGGTACGCCATACTCTTCTTGGATTGCCGCAAGATCCCGGAGGGAAGCCCTCAAAGCCTCATAAGACTGGTCACGCATCCCGAGCCATGGAGAGAACCCCGGGTGCACAACCACGCATCCGGCATTGATCCCGCCCGCCTCCCTGCATACCTCCCGGAGAAGGTTCAGCGAAGCCTGCCGGATCGGCTCCCGGTAACTGGCGATGTTGATATCGGTTGTCGGGGAGTGGACGGTGTAGCGGAGGTCAAAGGAGGAGCAGGCTTCTGAACAGGCAAGGAGATCGTGCCTGGCATCCGAGAGGATCTCCACGGTTCCGGTACGGGCCGAGAGGATATCCAGGACATCGGCCAGATCGTGGTTCAAGAGGCACCAGGTCGAGCACCCTAACTCCGTCATGAACTTCTCCCGATAATCCCGGCAACGGCACTCATAGTCGAGCGGACATCCTCTGTGATGACGGCCCCGTTTGCCGCCAGTCGCTCCAGGGCTGCTGCGGCTTCGCCACCGGTAAAGTCCCATTCCTCGCCTTCTTTCTGGTGGCTGTCGAGAATCACGATACCCCCGACTTTCGCCGATTCGAGGACGCGGAGGTTCCCGATGTTCCCTGCTCCCCACAACCCGCGGGTCAGGACCACCACGTTTGTCTCATCGAGCACCAGGGCAAGTTCACCCATGGAACCGGTGGAAACCGGGCTGAAGGGCGGCTCGGAGATGCATGGGATCCCGAGCATTCGTGCGGTCCGGTAATCGGAGTCGTTTACCGAGAGCACCCCGGCGGTCACCTGGTAGCCTGCAGTGAAGAGGCCCTGCAGCAGGTCAGACCCCTCTCCGCCACCGCAGATGACATGCACTCTCCCGCCCTTCCCCTGGCCGTTCTCCGGCCTCGTGAGAGGGGAGATGACCGGGCGGCCGGTGAACGGGTTCTTCCGGACAATAACGTCGATCCCGAACGCGGTCCGGATTGCGTCACGGGTAAGCACCTCTTCAGGGCTGCCCATTACCAGGATCCGGTGATTGTGGAGGAGGATGAGGCGGTCGCAGAAATGGGCGGCATAGTTCAGGTCATGGAAGACCCCGAGGACGGCGATCCGGTGTGACAGGTCCTTCATGGCATGGAGGATGCTCACCTGCTGCCCGAGGTCGAGGTGGGCGGTAGGTTCGTCGAGGAGAAGGATGCGGGGCTGCTGGGCAAGGGCACGGGCGATGATAACCCGCTGGAGTTCCCCACCACTGATAGCCCGGACGGACCGGTCTGCTAGGTGGGTTATGCCGGTCGTCTCCATGGCGTTCCGGCAAATCTCCCGGTCTTCGTCTTTCTCCCGCCCAAACCTCCCGATATGGGGATAGCGCCCCATCAGCACCACATCCCTTACCGTGAAGTCGAACCCCGGTTCGGACGCCTGGGGGACGACAGCGACTTCCCGCGACAGTTCAAGGGAGGAAAACTCGCCGAGTGCCCGGTCATCGAGAAGGATGACGCCTCTCGAAGGAGGGACGATGCGGGAGATCGCCTTTAAGAGCGTGGTCTTTCCCGACCCGTTGGGGCCGATGATTCCGAGGAACTCTCCTGTCCCGCTCTGGAACGAGACCTCCCGCAACACTGCCTGCGCCCCGTAATCAAGGTCCACATCCCGGATTTTTATCATTTCATGTACCTCCGCTTGAGGAGGAAGATGAAGAACGGGGCGCCGAAAAATGCAGTAACCACCCCGACGGGAACCTCGTTGCCAACCGTCCGGGCCAGGGTGTCGGAAAAGACCAGCAGGATTCCGCCGGTCATCATTGATGCCGGCAGGAGGATCCGGTGGTCCGGTCCGGCCACCAGGCGCACCAGGTGGGGGGTGATCAGCCCGATGAACCCGATGCTGCCGGCGATGGCAACGGCAAGGCCGGTGATGAACGAGCTTGCCAGTAAAAGCGATCTCTTCAGGAACTCGGTGTCCACGCCAAGGTGGAGGGCATCCTCCTCACCAAAGGCGAAGATGTTCAGCTCCCTGGAGAAGAGAAAGAGCGAGAGCGAAGCGGGAACGATCAGGAGTCCTATCCATACGTCATTCCATGAGGTACTCCAGAATCCGCCCATCAGCCAGAGAAAGATCTGGTGGAGACTCTCTCCAGCGGTATACATCAGGAATGAAAGGATTGCCGAAAGGAACAGGGAGACGGCAATCCCGGTGAGAAGGAGCTGTTCTACCGGGATTCTCCCTCCCTTTCGGGAAATCCCGTAGACAAGGAACGTGGCCACGATGCAGCCTACGAAGGCGAGCACCCAGTGGAACGCGCCGGCCAGAAAAACAATAGCAATCGCCGCCCCGAGCGCACCGCCTGAGGAGGTCCCGAGGAGGTAGGGGTCGGCCATCGAATTGCGGAACAATCCCTGCATCACCACACCTGCCGCGGCAAGGCCGGCCCCGACCAGCAGGGCAGCAATCACCCGGGGGAGTCTCACGGAAAAAAGGATGATCGAGGAGGTCTCATCCCATGCCAGGCCCAGGAAAGGGGTACCCGCCGGTCCGATTGCGGTGCAGACCAGGACGCTTGCCACCACCGCCAGGGAGAGGGGGACGAGGAACAACCCACGTTTCTGCATGATGATGAAAGTTTATTTGTCTTAATTAAAATTATATTTATTCATATGAAGCCGGGGATGACATGGCTGACCTGATCGTTGGCGGGGGTCGGTACGGTGAGCGGGCGGCCCAATATCTCATTGAGCAGCGCCGGCAGTTCGTGGTAGTGGACCCTGATCCGGAATGCACGGCAGTTGCAGGCATTAGGAAACAGCAGGGAACATATCCAGTAATTCCTGGAGGGCTTGATGCTGCACTCCGGGCATTCATGGACTACAGACCGGGACTGGTCTTTCCCACCGCACCGGCGCACGTGGCAGCAGGGCTGGTGTGCGAAGCAGGAGGGTTCCGCGAATCCCCTGGCGGCATCCCAGGGATCCTGGAGCGTATCCCGCCCGGACTGGTGCTGGGCACCCGGGGCGGGTCGGTGTTTCTCTCGGTGAACCGGGATTCCACCTGCATCCCTGACTGCCCCTCTCCTGATACCTGCCCTGTCACCGGAGAGGACCGCAGTGAACCGCTCCATCAGCGGCTCCGGCAGGCTCTCCCGCGGGCCTTTATCCTGGAGAGCATCCAGGTCGCTCCCGGGCTCGGGGCCTTGCGGGGAAACGACGTCGCGGACCTAATCAGGCAGGTAGGGGGAAGAAAGCAGGTCATCATCGGGACAGCCTGCCGCTGTCATGGCGTGGTGACAATGCTTGTTTCCAGGCAGGAGACGGAATCAACAACCGGCATGAACCGGGCTTACCGGATTGATTCAGTCTGAAACAGTAAAGTGGTGCAGCCGGGACCACCCTTTGCCATGTTCTTTTACCACGTGTTCTGCCACTGCAGCGGTGTTTCCGGCCGCAAACGATGTTTTTTAAAAAGTTCAACTGGTTTTACTCTACGCAAATACTATTTTAGCAAAGACATTTGTACATACCTTCCCAAGCGCCCCCCCGGGGTAGTACATAATACTGGTGGTTGCAGTGAATGGGGGCGAAACCTGTCTGTTCAGCCATCAATGCAAAAAAAGTCGCGGAGAAGAGTGGTCCCGTAAATTATTCTCACTCCCGCCGACCCGCCTGCTCTCTTCCTTCAGGGTCCACAGCACGAATGCATCACTCGGGGGAAATGATTTTCCGGAGATAATCCGGGGCGATTCCTCGCGCGTATCAAGTATGGTGAACTGTGCACCGTCCCCTGTCCGGAAGGAACACCTGACCTCGTAGACCGGTGAAAGGTCCCCGGGTTTCCGGGTGGTGGGTCCACCCGCAGGCGACGGCAACGGCCCATTTCGTCCTGTGGATGCCCACGTAACACGGTCCCCAGAAGTACCCCCGGCGCGCCGGACATGGGTAGTCGATTCAAACGATTCCACGGCACTTTTCACGGTGCCGTATGGACTGTGTCCAAAATATGGGTGACATCGCATCACGCAGGGGAAGGACCCCCAGACCTGGTTCAGAACCCCTTCCTCATGGCGATCAGGCCTGCACCGATGCAGGCCATGCATGCGATCAGCATCCCGAACCCGGGCACCCGGGCTCCCTGCGTCGGCGTCATAACCGGTGTATCGTTCCCAAACAACTCCGGGTGAATGGCCGCCGCAAACATTTCCAGTGCATCCACGATACGCGGGCCGGCGCGGTCCACCGTATCCGAATCTACGATGGAGATCCGGTTTTCTTTGATGGCGGTAACCCCGGCAAACCGCGGTTCGTTTCGGAAGAACCGGGCAATCGCATCCTCTCCTCCTCCCATGCCGGAGCCCGCGTTCACGATGAGAACGTCAGGGTCGGCGTGGATGAAGTCCTCGATGCCGATGTTCTTCCATCCCTCAACCCCGGGGAAGGCGTTCTCTCCCCCAGCCTTCATGATCAACTCGTCCTGGAAGGTGCCTTTCCCGCTCACGTAAATGGGATCGTTCCAGATCACGTGGGCAACGGTGGGGCGCTCCGATGCCATGCCGGCCCGCTCCTCCACGGCATTGATGCGCTGTTCAAGGCCTCCTGCAAGAGCGGCGGCGTTAGCCTCCGCGCCGGCAGCCTTGCCGACCAGCCGGATATTATCCAGCACGTCAGCGAGCGTTCGGGGGTGCAGGGCGACGACGGGATAGCCGAGCATACGCAGGTTTTCCAGGATCTCCTCGCCGTTGCCGTAACTGGCGAGGATAAGGTCTGGCTTGAGCGCGATGACCTTCTCGATATTCACCGTGTTGTATCCTCCGATCTTCGGTTTCTCCAGCGCTTCAGGGGGGTAGTTGCAGTACTCGGTGACACCGATGATGCGGTCACCCAGGCCGAGAGCGTAGAGGATCTCGGTGTTTGACGGGGAGAGGGAGATGATCCGCTGCGGTGTGCCGTTGATGATCACCGCGGTGCCCATGTCGTCGGTGAGGGCGACGGCGGTGGCTGGCAATACAATAAAACCGACAAAAAGTACGATGGTGAGTGTAATGTGCCGTTTTGATACATGCATATTATCAGGTTTATCCTGGATCATATTGACATTCATCCTGTCTTCCTAACAAGCAAGGTAATGATGAAGAGGAGGAATGGGGAGAATCACTCCAAATCATTCCATTCCTCTCTGCCGTTCGACAAAGCATGTTATCGGTAGCATCAGAACCGGATAACCTGGCAATTATACCAGAACAACAGTTCCCGATTGGATAACCTTCCCGCTCGCTTTGTTGATGACCTTATACTCCGCCTTCGTGTTCAGGTAAAGTCCCATCCCGCCAGCAGCGCCTTCGGGTTTCCAGGAGATCTGGGCTGCATTGTTGAAACCAGAGTGATCATCAATGCGGCAATTATCTGCATAGAGCATGAACTTGTCGCCCGGAGTGATGAACCCGTCGCTATCACCGATCTCCATGATGTAGGACTCCACATCATTGGGAAGACAGTTCGTTGTCGGGATCTTGTCATATGTGCTTATGGTATACTTTGCATCACGGCTCTGCAACTGGATGGAAATATCAGAGAGGGCGAAGGCATCGCCACCCATGTGTTCGAAGAGCAACCCGTTCTTGGCGGTGAAATCATCAGGATAATTTGGGTCCCAATTGGTCTTGTTGGTGTCCTGGATATCTTTTATCACCGCGACAACCGAGAGTGACGCCTGCGGAGCCTTACTCGTGTCTGATGCGAGGCCTCCTGCGAAGGCACTCACAACTGCAGCAATGATGATAGTCACGACGAGCATCAGCATAACGCCGACGACAGGAGATACTGCATCAGTATTCCTCCTCTTCATAGAACAATCACCTCTTTGTCGTAGATGTACTTCCCGCTCGGTGTGTGCAGGATCTTTACGTCAACAACCCCTCCCGATCCGAATCCATAGGAAGAATCAGTAATATCGAATCCGAGGAGGGCACTGGTGCCCGCATCAGAGCCCGAACTCAAGACATCACCTGTCGTCCAGGTATAATTACCAAAGTCCGTGACTAGATTGATGCCAGAATATCCCAATGACATATCGTTGATGT
It contains:
- a CDS encoding iron chelate uptake ABC transporter family permease subunit, translated to MQKRGLFLVPLSLAVVASVLVCTAIGPAGTPFLGLAWDETSSIILFSVRLPRVIAALLVGAGLAAAGVVMQGLFRNSMADPYLLGTSSGGALGAAIAIVFLAGAFHWVLAFVGCIVATFLVYGISRKGGRIPVEQLLLTGIAVSLFLSAILSFLMYTAGESLHQIFLWLMGGFWSTSWNDVWIGLLIVPASLSLFLFSRELNIFAFGEEDALHLGVDTEFLKRSLLLASSFITGLAVAIAGSIGFIGLITPHLVRLVAGPDHRILLPASMMTGGILLVFSDTLARTVGNEVPVGVVTAFFGAPFFIFLLKRRYMK
- a CDS encoding type II/IV secretion system ATPase subunit, yielding MHKIRAGGERVKGLEWVRGAVKEKENGDGNAGSPLSWLSGLFRESREAAIPPGSADDVPPPDATPLPGERLVDRYWLKKGFSYALVVENDLFDLLYRIVEPPVSFQERLLLEEVHTYLRDVVVFESLRKKGEVRLVFPEVRGAVHRFSPGMPDERVSVLFYYLERNLQGYGPIDPLMHDRFIEDITCNGAGSPVYIYHNEFGSVPTTLSFTGEELNRFVLKLSQKADKQVSIASPLLDAPLPDGSRAQITYTDVVSSKGSSFTIRRFKTDPMTPVDLIRYGTYSPEILAFIWLAVENRKSMIIVGGTASGKTSTMNAISYYIPLTAKIVSLEDTREIQLPHKNWLPTKTRETTGHAVKGDIDLFSLLRSSLRQRPEYIIVGEVRGPEAQTLFQAMNTGHTTYSTLHAGSVDESINRLVNPPINVPRAMFGALDLMVVQLLQYREGKAIRRCASLNEISVDRNDAIQSHELYTWYPRTDRFQRNFNHSRVLDSIGYARGWSRSEVEEQLAIRKHLLELMARKGITRSAEVSGVFNLIRKSERITPEDMAEEMAGGSS
- a CDS encoding type IV pilin N-terminal domain-containing protein, with the protein product MKRRNTDAVSPVVGVMLMLVVTIIIAAVVSAFAGGLASDTSKAPQASLSVVAVIKDIQDTNKTNWDPNYPDDFTAKNGLLFEHMGGDAFALSDISIQLQSRDAKYTISTYDKIPTTNCLPNDVESYIMEIGDSDGFITPGDKFMLYADNCRIDDHSGFNNAAQISWKPEGAAGGMGLYLNTKAEYKVINKASGKVIQSGTVVLV
- a CDS encoding sugar phosphate isomerase/epimerase, with amino-acid sequence MTELGCSTWCLLNHDLADVLDILSARTGTVEILSDARHDLLACSEACSSFDLRYTVHSPTTDINIASYREPIRQASLNLLREVCREAGGINAGCVVVHPGFSPWLGMRDQSYEALRASLRDLAAIQEEYGVPVAIENMGAWQVCHFKDPSFLPVLEEEGLSFCLDIGHANVNGLLKKFLAAGNPLHVHLHDNNGYSDEHLALGTGCIDFSRVFPRLPSEATWIIEVEKLEAFDESVRFMAQNRRWRRDMNLQPKG
- a CDS encoding tetratricopeptide repeat protein, with the protein product MTGKKGLAAVLKSQGDESAKSGDFDQAIRYYLKALDLDPSYKAAWNNLGYSYVKSGRDRDAERCREKIRELKTSGVTESESFSGSTPGGSHTSEPSGRETTSVEEPAGLSADGLLARLGLLHQEKSPRPEGTGQGIATVAVPVEKGRGERLWKRLKHSSSGPHEADGYEGSRGEQVSSEAAPARGLWKRLKHSSSGPHEADGYEGSHGDQVSTEAVPARGLWKRLKHSSSGPHEADGYEGSHGEQVSTEAAPAQGFWKRLKQSGGSTDQDEKKETGVPGSGSARASDTALSPGRGPGILTGLKSLAGGKSREGLTATKKEQLLPDNGADTVLDALSMEGGEVYRFQGGRSVCTIKNCGQLVDGFDRVLEQRPELSAGFRGIALYSLGRYQEALEDFDRELGRDPGSAGIWILRAWVLSRVGREEEALYSCKQALSLDRDNFDAWRQQGFVLQNLGREQEALHALDRALSLNPHSAEIWVARGRILHSLSRDHEALQSYDRALAIDPRSSDLWLSRARSLARLGREEEALGSLEQGIAANPGNPSLFICQGRIFHALRRFGEALTAYDRALTIQPDDGRTWEAMGDVLHELGKFRDEAAAYDRAIALNTGNMSLYEKRGEAFARSGMYSEATRDFRKVMEHQPGNIAFIQRLGRVLADAGRVEEALEIFKPLLESPAGGKEMLKARGEAFLALGRSREALAAFRKAVSLDPGDAEAQQGFRNAEAALGTGQPEGPGTPAVESTRYGQEERE
- a CDS encoding ABC transporter ATP-binding protein, whose product is MIKIRDVDLDYGAQAVLREVSFQSGTGEFLGIIGPNGSGKTTLLKAISRIVPPSRGVILLDDRALGEFSSLELSREVAVVPQASEPGFDFTVRDVVLMGRYPHIGRFGREKDEDREICRNAMETTGITHLADRSVRAISGGELQRVIIARALAQQPRILLLDEPTAHLDLGQQVSILHAMKDLSHRIAVLGVFHDLNYAAHFCDRLILLHNHRILVMGSPEEVLTRDAIRTAFGIDVIVRKNPFTGRPVISPLTRPENGQGKGGRVHVICGGGEGSDLLQGLFTAGYQVTAGVLSVNDSDYRTARMLGIPCISEPPFSPVSTGSMGELALVLDETNVVVLTRGLWGAGNIGNLRVLESAKVGGIVILDSHQKEGEEWDFTGGEAAAALERLAANGAVITEDVRSTMSAVAGIIGRSS
- a CDS encoding cobalamin-binding protein, translating into MHVSKRHITLTIVLFVGFIVLPATAVALTDDMGTAVIINGTPQRIISLSPSNTEILYALGLGDRIIGVTEYCNYPPEALEKPKIGGYNTVNIEKVIALKPDLILASYGNGEEILENLRMLGYPVVALHPRTLADVLDNIRLVGKAAGAEANAAALAGGLEQRINAVEERAGMASERPTVAHVIWNDPIYVSGKGTFQDELIMKAGGENAFPGVEGWKNIGIEDFIHADPDVLIVNAGSGMGGGEDAIARFFRNEPRFAGVTAIKENRISIVDSDTVDRAGPRIVDALEMFAAAIHPELFGNDTPVMTPTQGARVPGFGMLIACMACIGAGLIAMRKGF
- a CDS encoding type II secretion system F family protein, whose product is MIAAAMVAVVVIFHVLSIRFTVLKPYPSWVQDILIVVIPTLLVFGAVYVQPVLTAKGRKTRIEIDLPYAITYMQALSTTLTLYNVFRSVYEQHDLYGEVSTEFGMIVRDVELFGDDLVTAMRNLGRTTPSANLKRLMDDLILMFESGGDITEFFASRSAHFREVARNELEMGLKTMEIMAEVYVSAFVAAPIAVIIMTAAETMTGQSQLSAMMVFFFIGLPLGAAAMIWILSLVLPAERLEITRREIEETEYETGVPLSGGEREAPGKFSRRMKSTRAMIRFQDITRHPLRHYVADYRFGAVLGGILGLAVTLLFWNGTLAALVPKYPFEVFISLFCIAVLSPVMVAFELRRRYVHRVEEQIPDFLRELADLKDIGMTLQGAIHLISHSKLGLLSSELKVVSDEVRWGSPVSSALVRMEERIGVLMIKRAISLIVRASEVTDYIRDILMIAIGDMEHYLKMKRDRFTTSFAYIMIIYLSFGIFLYTAYVLNVSFISSFEKLNTAIDISGNVLDMFRIAIILGLFSGIMAGQLSAANIMSGFKHSILFLIATVVMFVYVL